In Tsukamurella tyrosinosolvens, the genomic window CGCCGGCCAGTGGGGCAGTGCGCTGTCGTTCGCAGGCGCCCAGTTCGGCATCGACGTCGAGGTGTGGCAGGTGCGGGCCTCCTACGACTCGAAGCCCTACCGCGGCCATCTCATGCGCACCTACGGCGGCACCGTGCACCCCAGCCCGTCGGAGCTCACCGAGGCGGGTCGCGCGATGCTGGCGAAGGACCCCGGCACCACGGGCAGCCTCGGCATGGCCGTTTCGGAGGCCGTCGAGGTCGCCGCCCAGGACCCGGAGGCGCGCTACGCCCTGGGCAGCGTGCTCAACCACGTGGTGCTGCACCAGTCCGTGATCGGCCTCGAGGCCGTCGAGCAGCTGAATCTGCACGAGAAGGGCGCCGACGTCGTGTTCGGCTGCGCGGGTGGCGGATCCAACCTCGCCGGCCTCGCGTTCCCGTTCCTGCGGGAGAAGATCCACGGCCGGCAGGACCCGCGGATCGTGGCGGCCGAGCCGGTGGCGTGCCCGTCGATCACGAAGGGCGAGTACCGCTACGACCACGGCGACGTCGCCGGCCTCACGCCGCTGCTGAAGATGCACACGCTCGGCATGGACTTCGTCCCGGACCCGATCCACGCGGGCGGCCTGCGCTACCACGGCATGTCGCCGGCGCTGAGCCACACCGTCGAGCTGGGCCTGGTCGAGGGTGTCGCGATCGAGCAGAACGACGCCTTCGCGGCGGGCGTGCTGTTCGCGCGCTCGCAGGGCATCGTGCCGGCGCCCGAGTCGACCCACGCCATCGCGGCCGCCGCCGACTACGCACGGGAGCACGCCGACGAGGTACTGGTCATCGGCCTCTCCGGCCACGGCCAGCTCGACCTGCCGGCCTACGCGGAGTACCTGTCGGGCAACCTGGCCTGACGGGCCGCCGCTACCTCCCCGGCGCGTCCGGGGGCGTAGCGGGCGAGCCGAGGGACCGTCGGATCTCGTCGAGCTTCGCCTTCGCGGCCTTCTCCCGCTCCTCGAAGGCGCGTGCGGCGTCCTGCCCCGCGGTGGTGCCGTGCGCGAGTTCCTCTGCGCCCAGCGCGGTGGTGGTGCGGCGCTCGATCTTCTCCCGCACGTGGTCGAAGGTGGGGACGCCGGAAGTCGTGTACCCGGTGACCTCCTCGTAGGACGGTGCGACGGGGCCGCTCGGCGGGAGGTCGACGATCTCGGCGTCGATCGGCTCCGCCGCAGCGGTCGTCGGATCGGAGTCCAGAGGCTGCGCGTCGTCGCCGGGGTTCGTCATGATCCCAGGGTAGCGCCGG contains:
- a CDS encoding TrpB-like pyridoxal phosphate-dependent enzyme produces the protein MTLSDAAAHQDITTVEVPTHWYNLAAELDTPIPPHLHPGTKEPVQPEDLAPLFASGLIAQEASTEAYHEIPEPVREILSMWRPSPLIRARRFEDALGTTCRIYVKYEGVSPVGSHKTNSAVAQAYYNAVDGVKKLTTETGAGQWGSALSFAGAQFGIDVEVWQVRASYDSKPYRGHLMRTYGGTVHPSPSELTEAGRAMLAKDPGTTGSLGMAVSEAVEVAAQDPEARYALGSVLNHVVLHQSVIGLEAVEQLNLHEKGADVVFGCAGGGSNLAGLAFPFLREKIHGRQDPRIVAAEPVACPSITKGEYRYDHGDVAGLTPLLKMHTLGMDFVPDPIHAGGLRYHGMSPALSHTVELGLVEGVAIEQNDAFAAGVLFARSQGIVPAPESTHAIAAAADYAREHADEVLVIGLSGHGQLDLPAYAEYLSGNLA